From Mus musculus strain C57BL/6J chromosome 17, GRCm38.p6 C57BL/6J, the proteins below share one genomic window:
- the Ciao3 gene encoding cytosolic iron-sulfur assembly component 3: MASPFSGALQLTDLDDFIGPSQNCIKPVKVAKKPGSGIAKIHIEDDGSYFQVNQDGRTQKLEKAKVSLNDCLACSGCVTSAETVLITQQSHEELRKVLDANKEAAPGQQRLVVVSISPQSRASLAARFRLDPTDTARKLTSFFKKIGVHFVFDTAFARNFSLLESQKEFVQRFREQANSREALPVLASACPGWICYAEKTHGNFILPYISTARSPQQVMGSLVKDFFAQQQLLTPDKIYHVTVMPCYDKKLEASRPDFFNQEYQTRDVDCVLTTGEVFRLLEEEGVSLTELEPAPLDGLTSSVSAEEPSSHRGGGSGGYLEHVFRHAAQELFGIHVAEVTYQPLRNKDFQEVTLEREGQVLLRFAVAYGFRNIQNLVQKLKRGRCPYHYVEVMACPSGCLNGGGQLKAPDTEGSELLQQLERLYSMVRTEAPEDAPGVQELYQHWLQGEDSERASRLLHTQYHAVEKPSSGLSIRW; this comes from the exons ATGGCGTCGCCCTTCAGTGGGGCACTACAGCTGACCGACTTGGACGACTTCATCGGGCCATCTCAG AATTGCATCAAGCCTGTAAAGGTGGCTAAGAAGCCAGGAAGTGGCATAGCCAAGATCCACATTGAAGACGATGGCAGTTACTTCCAAGTGAACCAA GACGGAAGAACCCAGAAGCTGGAGAAGGCCAAGGTCTCCCTGAATGACTGCCTGGCGTGCAGCGGCTGTGTCACCTCAGCAGAGACAGTACTCATCACCCAGCAGAGTCACGAGGAACTGCGGAAGGTTCTAGATGCTAATAAG GAGGCAGCACCTGGTCAGCAGCGGCTGGTGGTCGTTTCCATATCGCCGCAGTCCAGAGCATCACTGGCTGCCAGGTTTCGGCTGGACCCCACAGACACTGCCAGGAAATTAACTTCATTCTTCAAAAAAATAG GGGTCCACTTTGTCTTTGATACTGCCTTCGCGAGGAACTTCAGCCTTTTGGAAAGCCAAAAAGAGTTTGTGCAGCGCTTCCGAGAGCAAGCCAACTCCAGAGAGGCCTTGCCTGTGCTGGCTTCCGCCTGCCCAG GCTGGATCTGCTATGCTGAGAAGACACATGGCAACTTCATCCTCCCCTACATCAGTACAGCCCGGTCCCCACAGCAGGTTATGGGCTCCCTGGTCAAAGACTTCTTCGCACAACAGCAG CTTCTGACTCCTGACAAGATCTACCATGTAACAGTGATGCCCTGCTATGATAAAAAGCTAGAAGCATCCAGACCTGACTTCTTCAACCAGGAGTACCAGACCCGTGATGTGGACTGTGTCCTTACAACAG GAGAAGTCTTCAGGCTGCTGGAGGAAGAAGGAGTCTCCCTCACGGAGCTGGAGCCTGCGCCCCTGGATGGCTT AACCAGTAGTGTGTCTGCTGAGGAGCCCAGCAGCCATCGGGGCGGAGGCTCAGGAGGCTACCTGGAGCATGTGTTCCGGCACGCAGCCCAAGAGCTCTTTGGAATCCACGTGGCTGAAGTCACCTATCAACCCTTGAG GAACAAGGACTTCCAGGAAGTGACACTGGAAAGGGAAGGCCAGGTACTGTTGCGCTTTGCTGTGGCCTATGGTTTCCGTAATATCCAGAACCTCGTGCAGAAGTTGAAACGAGGCCGCTGTCCCTACCATTACGTGGAAGTAATGGCCTGCCCTTCAG GTTGCTTGAATGGAGGGGGCCAGCTCAAGGCTCCGGATACAGAGGGCAGCGAGCTCCTTCAGCAGCTGGAAAGACTGTACAGCATGGTGAGGACTGAGGCGCCCGAAGATGCACCGGGGGTCCAGGAGCTGTACCAGCACTGGCTGCAAGGAGAGGACTCAGAGCGGGCCAGCCGCCTGCTGCACACACAATACCATGCCGTGGAGAAGCCCAGCTCAGGCCTGAGCATCAGGTGGTAG
- the Ciao3 gene encoding cytosolic iron-sulfur assembly component 3 isoform X1: MASPFSGALQLTDLDDFIGPSQNCIKPVKVAKKPGSGIAKIHIEDDGSYFQVNQDGRTQKLEKAKVSLNDCLACSGCVTSAETVLITQQSHEELRKVLDANKEAAPGQQRLVVVSISPQSRASLAARFRLDPTDTARKLTSFFKKIGVHFVFDTAFARNFSLLESQKEFVQRFREQANSREALPVLASACPGWICYAEKTHGNFILPYISTARSPQQVMGSLVKDFFAQQQLLTPDKIYHVTVMPCYDKKLEASRPDFFNQEYQTRDVDCVLTTGEVFRLLEEEGVSLTELEPAPLDGLTSSVSAEEPSSHRGGGSGGYLEHVFRHAAQELFGIHVAEVTYQPLRNKDFQEVTLEREGQVA, translated from the exons ATGGCGTCGCCCTTCAGTGGGGCACTACAGCTGACCGACTTGGACGACTTCATCGGGCCATCTCAG AATTGCATCAAGCCTGTAAAGGTGGCTAAGAAGCCAGGAAGTGGCATAGCCAAGATCCACATTGAAGACGATGGCAGTTACTTCCAAGTGAACCAA GACGGAAGAACCCAGAAGCTGGAGAAGGCCAAGGTCTCCCTGAATGACTGCCTGGCGTGCAGCGGCTGTGTCACCTCAGCAGAGACAGTACTCATCACCCAGCAGAGTCACGAGGAACTGCGGAAGGTTCTAGATGCTAATAAG GAGGCAGCACCTGGTCAGCAGCGGCTGGTGGTCGTTTCCATATCGCCGCAGTCCAGAGCATCACTGGCTGCCAGGTTTCGGCTGGACCCCACAGACACTGCCAGGAAATTAACTTCATTCTTCAAAAAAATAG GGGTCCACTTTGTCTTTGATACTGCCTTCGCGAGGAACTTCAGCCTTTTGGAAAGCCAAAAAGAGTTTGTGCAGCGCTTCCGAGAGCAAGCCAACTCCAGAGAGGCCTTGCCTGTGCTGGCTTCCGCCTGCCCAG GCTGGATCTGCTATGCTGAGAAGACACATGGCAACTTCATCCTCCCCTACATCAGTACAGCCCGGTCCCCACAGCAGGTTATGGGCTCCCTGGTCAAAGACTTCTTCGCACAACAGCAG CTTCTGACTCCTGACAAGATCTACCATGTAACAGTGATGCCCTGCTATGATAAAAAGCTAGAAGCATCCAGACCTGACTTCTTCAACCAGGAGTACCAGACCCGTGATGTGGACTGTGTCCTTACAACAG GAGAAGTCTTCAGGCTGCTGGAGGAAGAAGGAGTCTCCCTCACGGAGCTGGAGCCTGCGCCCCTGGATGGCTT AACCAGTAGTGTGTCTGCTGAGGAGCCCAGCAGCCATCGGGGCGGAGGCTCAGGAGGCTACCTGGAGCATGTGTTCCGGCACGCAGCCCAAGAGCTCTTTGGAATCCACGTGGCTGAAGTCACCTATCAACCCTTGAG GAACAAGGACTTCCAGGAAGTGACACTGGAAAGGGAAGGCCAG GTTGCTTGA
- the Ciao3 gene encoding cytosolic iron-sulfur assembly component 3 isoform X2, whose protein sequence is MGSLVKDFFAQQQLLTPDKIYHVTVMPCYDKKLEASRPDFFNQEYQTRDVDCVLTTGEVFRLLEEEGVSLTELEPAPLDGLTSSVSAEEPSSHRGGGSGGYLEHVFRHAAQELFGIHVAEVTYQPLRNKDFQEVTLEREGQVLLRFAVAYGFRNIQNLVQKLKRGRCPYHYVEVMACPSGCLNGGGQLKAPDTEGSELLQQLERLYSMVRTEAPEDAPGVQELYQHWLQGEDSERASRLLHTQYHAVEKPSSGLSIRW, encoded by the exons ATGGGCTCCCTGGTCAAAGACTTCTTCGCACAACAGCAG CTTCTGACTCCTGACAAGATCTACCATGTAACAGTGATGCCCTGCTATGATAAAAAGCTAGAAGCATCCAGACCTGACTTCTTCAACCAGGAGTACCAGACCCGTGATGTGGACTGTGTCCTTACAACAG GAGAAGTCTTCAGGCTGCTGGAGGAAGAAGGAGTCTCCCTCACGGAGCTGGAGCCTGCGCCCCTGGATGGCTT AACCAGTAGTGTGTCTGCTGAGGAGCCCAGCAGCCATCGGGGCGGAGGCTCAGGAGGCTACCTGGAGCATGTGTTCCGGCACGCAGCCCAAGAGCTCTTTGGAATCCACGTGGCTGAAGTCACCTATCAACCCTTGAG GAACAAGGACTTCCAGGAAGTGACACTGGAAAGGGAAGGCCAGGTACTGTTGCGCTTTGCTGTGGCCTATGGTTTCCGTAATATCCAGAACCTCGTGCAGAAGTTGAAACGAGGCCGCTGTCCCTACCATTACGTGGAAGTAATGGCCTGCCCTTCAG GTTGCTTGAATGGAGGGGGCCAGCTCAAGGCTCCGGATACAGAGGGCAGCGAGCTCCTTCAGCAGCTGGAAAGACTGTACAGCATGGTGAGGACTGAGGCGCCCGAAGATGCACCGGGGGTCCAGGAGCTGTACCAGCACTGGCTGCAAGGAGAGGACTCAGAGCGGGCCAGCCGCCTGCTGCACACACAATACCATGCCGTGGAGAAGCCCAGCTCAGGCCTGAGCATCAGGTGGTAG
- the Haghl gene encoding hydroxyacylglutathione hydrolase-like protein isoform c (isoform c is encoded by transcript variant 4), with amino-acid sequence MKVKVIPVLEDNYMYLIIEEHTREAVAIDVAVAERLLEIAGREGVSLTMVLSTHHHWDHTRGNAELAHILPGLAVLGADERICALTRRLEHGEGLQFGAIHVRCLLTPGHTSGHMSYFLWEDDCPDSPALFSGDALSVAGCGWHLEDTAQQMYQSLAKTLGTLPPETKVFCGHEHTLSNLEFAQKVEPCNEHVQAKLSWAQERDDEDIPTVPSTLGEELMYNPFLRVTQLQPRRLSSHCL; translated from the exons ATGAAGGTCAAAGTCATCCCGGTACTTGAAGACAACTACATGTACCTGATCATTGAGGAACACACGCGGGAGGCCGTAGCTATAGACGTGGCTGTGGCCGAGAGG TTGCTGGAGATTGCGGGTCGCGAGGGAGTGTCTCTGACCATGGTGCTGTCCACCCATCATCACTG GGACCACACACGTGGAAATGCGGAGCTGGCACACATTCTGCCAGGATTGGCTGTCTTGGGAGCAGATGAGCGCATTTGCGCTCTAACCCGAAGGCTGGAACATGGAGAAGGGCTTCAG TTTGGGGCCATCCACGTGCGATGCCTCTTGACGCCAGGCCACACCTCTGGCCACATGAGCTACTTCCTGTGGGAGGATGACTGCCCGGACTCACCAGCCCTCTTCTCTG GGGATGCTCTGTCAGTGGCAGGCTGTGGCTGGCACCTGGAGGACACTGCCCAGCAGATGTACCAGAGCTTGGCCAAGACTCTGGGTACCCTTCCACCCGAGACG AAGGTGTTCTGTGGTCATGAGCATACGCTGAGCAATCTTGAGTTTGCACAGAAAGTGGAGCCCTGCAACGAACACGTGCAAGCTAAGCTGTCCTGGGCCCAG GAGAGGGATGACGAGGATATTCCTACTGTGCCTTCGACGCTGGGCGAGGAGCTCATGTACAACCCTTTCCTGAGGGTGAC GCAGCTGCAGCCCAGGAGATTAAGTTCTCACTGCCTTTGA
- the Haghl gene encoding hydroxyacylglutathione hydrolase-like protein isoform d (isoform d is encoded by transcript variant 5) — MVLSTHHHWDHTRGNAELAHILPGLAVLGADERICALTRRLEHGEGLQFGAIHVRCLLTPGHTSGHMSYFLWEDDCPDSPALFSGDALSVAGCGWHLEDTAQQMYQSLAKTLGTLPPETKVFCGHEHTLSNLEFAQKVEPCNEHVQAKLSWAQERDDEDIPTVPSTLGEELMYNPFLRVTEDAVRAFTGQVAPAQVLEALCRERARFQPAVEPPQPQVRALLALQWGLLSTHQKK, encoded by the exons ATGGTGCTGTCCACCCATCATCACTG GGACCACACACGTGGAAATGCGGAGCTGGCACACATTCTGCCAGGATTGGCTGTCTTGGGAGCAGATGAGCGCATTTGCGCTCTAACCCGAAGGCTGGAACATGGAGAAGGGCTTCAG TTTGGGGCCATCCACGTGCGATGCCTCTTGACGCCAGGCCACACCTCTGGCCACATGAGCTACTTCCTGTGGGAGGATGACTGCCCGGACTCACCAGCCCTCTTCTCTG GGGATGCTCTGTCAGTGGCAGGCTGTGGCTGGCACCTGGAGGACACTGCCCAGCAGATGTACCAGAGCTTGGCCAAGACTCTGGGTACCCTTCCACCCGAGACG AAGGTGTTCTGTGGTCATGAGCATACGCTGAGCAATCTTGAGTTTGCACAGAAAGTGGAGCCCTGCAACGAACACGTGCAAGCTAAGCTGTCCTGGGCCCAG GAGAGGGATGACGAGGATATTCCTACTGTGCCTTCGACGCTGGGCGAGGAGCTCATGTACAACCCTTTCCTGAGGGTGAC AGAGGATGCAGTCCGTGCGTTCACAGGCCAGGTGGCCCCAGCCCAGGTCCTGGAGGCCCTCTGCAGGGAGCGAGCGCGCTTCCAGCCTGCTGTGGAGCCACCACAGCCGCAGGTTCGGGCACTCCTGGCCTTACAGTGGGGGCTTCTGAGCACACACCAGAAAAAGTGA
- the Haghl gene encoding hydroxyacylglutathione hydrolase-like protein isoform a (isoform a is encoded by transcript variant 2), translating into MKVKVIPVLEDNYMYLIIEEHTREAVAIDVAVAERLLEIAGREGVSLTMVLSTHHHWDHTRGNAELAHILPGLAVLGADERICALTRRLEHGEGLQFGAIHVRCLLTPGHTSGHMSYFLWEDDCPDSPALFSGDALSVAGCGWHLEDTAQQMYQSLAKTLGTLPPETKVFCGHEHTLSNLEFAQKVEPCNEHVQAKLSWAQERDDEDIPTVPSTLGEELMYNPFLRVTEDAVRAFTGQVAPAQVLEALCRERARFQPAVEPPQPQVRALLALQWGLLSTHQKK; encoded by the exons ATGAAGGTCAAAGTCATCCCGGTACTTGAAGACAACTACATGTACCTGATCATTGAGGAACACACGCGGGAGGCCGTAGCTATAGACGTGGCTGTGGCCGAGAGG TTGCTGGAGATTGCGGGTCGCGAGGGAGTGTCTCTGACCATGGTGCTGTCCACCCATCATCACTG GGACCACACACGTGGAAATGCGGAGCTGGCACACATTCTGCCAGGATTGGCTGTCTTGGGAGCAGATGAGCGCATTTGCGCTCTAACCCGAAGGCTGGAACATGGAGAAGGGCTTCAG TTTGGGGCCATCCACGTGCGATGCCTCTTGACGCCAGGCCACACCTCTGGCCACATGAGCTACTTCCTGTGGGAGGATGACTGCCCGGACTCACCAGCCCTCTTCTCTG GGGATGCTCTGTCAGTGGCAGGCTGTGGCTGGCACCTGGAGGACACTGCCCAGCAGATGTACCAGAGCTTGGCCAAGACTCTGGGTACCCTTCCACCCGAGACG AAGGTGTTCTGTGGTCATGAGCATACGCTGAGCAATCTTGAGTTTGCACAGAAAGTGGAGCCCTGCAACGAACACGTGCAAGCTAAGCTGTCCTGGGCCCAG GAGAGGGATGACGAGGATATTCCTACTGTGCCTTCGACGCTGGGCGAGGAGCTCATGTACAACCCTTTCCTGAGGGTGAC AGAGGATGCAGTCCGTGCGTTCACAGGCCAGGTGGCCCCAGCCCAGGTCCTGGAGGCCCTCTGCAGGGAGCGAGCGCGCTTCCAGCCTGCTGTGGAGCCACCACAGCCGCAGGTTCGGGCACTCCTGGCCTTACAGTGGGGGCTTCTGAGCACACACCAGAAAAAGTGA
- the Haghl gene encoding hydroxyacylglutathione hydrolase-like protein isoform d (isoform d is encoded by transcript variant 7), whose amino-acid sequence MKVKVIPVLEDNYMYLIIEEHTREAVAIDVAVAERLLEIAGREGVSLTMVLSTHHHWDHTRGNAELAHILPGLAVLGADERICALTRRLEHGEGLQFGAIHVRCLLTPGHTSGHMSYFLWEDDCPDSPALFSGTVQPGFIYLPNSTVPSLPPSDPLCSLGDALSVAGCGWHLEDTAQQMYQSLAKTLGTLPPETKVFCGHEHTLSNLEFAQKVEPCNEHVQAKLSWAQERDDEDIPTVPSTLGEELMYNPFLRVTEDAVRAFTGQVAPAQVLEALCRERARFQPAVEPPQPQVRALLALQWGLLSTHQKK is encoded by the exons ATGAAGGTCAAAGTCATCCCGGTACTTGAAGACAACTACATGTACCTGATCATTGAGGAACACACGCGGGAGGCCGTAGCTATAGACGTGGCTGTGGCCGAGAGG TTGCTGGAGATTGCGGGTCGCGAGGGAGTGTCTCTGACCATGGTGCTGTCCACCCATCATCACTG GGACCACACACGTGGAAATGCGGAGCTGGCACACATTCTGCCAGGATTGGCTGTCTTGGGAGCAGATGAGCGCATTTGCGCTCTAACCCGAAGGCTGGAACATGGAGAAGGGCTTCAG TTTGGGGCCATCCACGTGCGATGCCTCTTGACGCCAGGCCACACCTCTGGCCACATGAGCTACTTCCTGTGGGAGGATGACTGCCCGGACTCACCAGCCCTCTTCTCTGGTACCGTGCAGCCTGGATTCATCTACCTACCCAATTCCACTGTGCCCTCCCTACCCCCATCTGACCCTCTCTGCTCCCTAGGGGATGCTCTGTCAGTGGCAGGCTGTGGCTGGCACCTGGAGGACACTGCCCAGCAGATGTACCAGAGCTTGGCCAAGACTCTGGGTACCCTTCCACCCGAGACG AAGGTGTTCTGTGGTCATGAGCATACGCTGAGCAATCTTGAGTTTGCACAGAAAGTGGAGCCCTGCAACGAACACGTGCAAGCTAAGCTGTCCTGGGCCCAG GAGAGGGATGACGAGGATATTCCTACTGTGCCTTCGACGCTGGGCGAGGAGCTCATGTACAACCCTTTCCTGAGGGTGAC AGAGGATGCAGTCCGTGCGTTCACAGGCCAGGTGGCCCCAGCCCAGGTCCTGGAGGCCCTCTGCAGGGAGCGAGCGCGCTTCCAGCCTGCTGTGGAGCCACCACAGCCGCAGGTTCGGGCACTCCTGGCCTTACAGTGGGGGCTTCTGAGCACACACCAGAAAAAGTGA
- the Haghl gene encoding hydroxyacylglutathione hydrolase-like protein isoform h (isoform h is encoded by transcript variant 10) codes for MVLSTHHHWDHTRGNAELAHILPGLAVLGADERICALTRRLEHGEGLQFGAIHVRCLLTPGHTSGHMSYFLWEDDCPDSPALFSGDALSVAGCGWHLEDTAQQMYQSLAKTLGTLPPETKVFCGHEHTLSNLEFAQKVEPCNEHVQAKLSWAQERDDEDIPTVPSTLGEELMYNPFLRVT; via the exons ATGGTGCTGTCCACCCATCATCACTG GGACCACACACGTGGAAATGCGGAGCTGGCACACATTCTGCCAGGATTGGCTGTCTTGGGAGCAGATGAGCGCATTTGCGCTCTAACCCGAAGGCTGGAACATGGAGAAGGGCTTCAG TTTGGGGCCATCCACGTGCGATGCCTCTTGACGCCAGGCCACACCTCTGGCCACATGAGCTACTTCCTGTGGGAGGATGACTGCCCGGACTCACCAGCCCTCTTCTCTG GGGATGCTCTGTCAGTGGCAGGCTGTGGCTGGCACCTGGAGGACACTGCCCAGCAGATGTACCAGAGCTTGGCCAAGACTCTGGGTACCCTTCCACCCGAGACG AAGGTGTTCTGTGGTCATGAGCATACGCTGAGCAATCTTGAGTTTGCACAGAAAGTGGAGCCCTGCAACGAACACGTGCAAGCTAAGCTGTCCTGGGCCCAG GAGAGGGATGACGAGGATATTCCTACTGTGCCTTCGACGCTGGGCGAGGAGCTCATGTACAACCCTTTCCTGAGGGTGACGTGA
- the Haghl gene encoding hydroxyacylglutathione hydrolase-like protein isoform e (isoform e is encoded by transcript variant 8): MKVKVIPVLEDNYMYLIIEEHTREAVAIDVAVAERLLEIAGREGVSLTMVLSTHHHWDHTRGNAELAHILPGLAVLGADERICALTRRLEHGEGLQFGAIHVRCLLTPGHTSGHMSYFLWEDDCPDSPALFSGTVQPGFIYLPNSTVPSLPPSDPLCSLGDALSVAGCGWHLEDTAQQMYQSLAKTLGTLPPETKVFCGHEHTLSNLEFAQKVEPCNEHVQAKLSWAQERDDEDIPTVPSTLGEELMYNPFLRVT, from the exons ATGAAGGTCAAAGTCATCCCGGTACTTGAAGACAACTACATGTACCTGATCATTGAGGAACACACGCGGGAGGCCGTAGCTATAGACGTGGCTGTGGCCGAGAGG TTGCTGGAGATTGCGGGTCGCGAGGGAGTGTCTCTGACCATGGTGCTGTCCACCCATCATCACTG GGACCACACACGTGGAAATGCGGAGCTGGCACACATTCTGCCAGGATTGGCTGTCTTGGGAGCAGATGAGCGCATTTGCGCTCTAACCCGAAGGCTGGAACATGGAGAAGGGCTTCAG TTTGGGGCCATCCACGTGCGATGCCTCTTGACGCCAGGCCACACCTCTGGCCACATGAGCTACTTCCTGTGGGAGGATGACTGCCCGGACTCACCAGCCCTCTTCTCTGGTACCGTGCAGCCTGGATTCATCTACCTACCCAATTCCACTGTGCCCTCCCTACCCCCATCTGACCCTCTCTGCTCCCTAGGGGATGCTCTGTCAGTGGCAGGCTGTGGCTGGCACCTGGAGGACACTGCCCAGCAGATGTACCAGAGCTTGGCCAAGACTCTGGGTACCCTTCCACCCGAGACG AAGGTGTTCTGTGGTCATGAGCATACGCTGAGCAATCTTGAGTTTGCACAGAAAGTGGAGCCCTGCAACGAACACGTGCAAGCTAAGCTGTCCTGGGCCCAG GAGAGGGATGACGAGGATATTCCTACTGTGCCTTCGACGCTGGGCGAGGAGCTCATGTACAACCCTTTCCTGAGGGTGACGTGA
- the Haghl gene encoding hydroxyacylglutathione hydrolase-like protein isofom g (isofom g is encoded by transcript variant 9) — translation MKVKVIPVLEDNYMYLIIEEHTREAVAIDVAVAERLLEIAGREGVSLTMVLSTHHHWDHTRGNAELAHILPGLAVLGADERICALTRRLEHGEGLQFGAIHVRCLLTPGHTSGHMSYFLWEDDCPDSPALFSGDALSVAGCGWHLEDTAQQMYQSLAKTLGTLPPETKVFCGHEHTLSNLEFAQKVEPCNEHVQAKLSWAQERDDEDIPTVPSTLGEELMYNPFLRVT, via the exons ATGAAGGTCAAAGTCATCCCGGTACTTGAAGACAACTACATGTACCTGATCATTGAGGAACACACGCGGGAGGCCGTAGCTATAGACGTGGCTGTGGCCGAGAGG TTGCTGGAGATTGCGGGTCGCGAGGGAGTGTCTCTGACCATGGTGCTGTCCACCCATCATCACTG GGACCACACACGTGGAAATGCGGAGCTGGCACACATTCTGCCAGGATTGGCTGTCTTGGGAGCAGATGAGCGCATTTGCGCTCTAACCCGAAGGCTGGAACATGGAGAAGGGCTTCAG TTTGGGGCCATCCACGTGCGATGCCTCTTGACGCCAGGCCACACCTCTGGCCACATGAGCTACTTCCTGTGGGAGGATGACTGCCCGGACTCACCAGCCCTCTTCTCTG GGGATGCTCTGTCAGTGGCAGGCTGTGGCTGGCACCTGGAGGACACTGCCCAGCAGATGTACCAGAGCTTGGCCAAGACTCTGGGTACCCTTCCACCCGAGACG AAGGTGTTCTGTGGTCATGAGCATACGCTGAGCAATCTTGAGTTTGCACAGAAAGTGGAGCCCTGCAACGAACACGTGCAAGCTAAGCTGTCCTGGGCCCAG GAGAGGGATGACGAGGATATTCCTACTGTGCCTTCGACGCTGGGCGAGGAGCTCATGTACAACCCTTTCCTGAGGGTGACGTGA
- the Haghl gene encoding hydroxyacylglutathione hydrolase-like protein isoform b (isoform b is encoded by transcript variant 3) — MKVKVIPVLEDNYMYLIIEEHTREAVAIDVAVAERLLEIAGREGVSLTMVLSTHHHWDHTRGNAELAHILPGLAVLGADERICALTRRLEHGEGLQFGAIHVRCLLTPGHTSGHMSYFLWEDDCPDSPALFSGDALSVAGCGWHLEDTAQQMYQSLAKTLGTLPPETKVFCGHEHTLSNLEFAQKVEPCNEHVQAKLSWAQVRGMTRIFLLCLRRWARSSCTTLS, encoded by the exons ATGAAGGTCAAAGTCATCCCGGTACTTGAAGACAACTACATGTACCTGATCATTGAGGAACACACGCGGGAGGCCGTAGCTATAGACGTGGCTGTGGCCGAGAGG TTGCTGGAGATTGCGGGTCGCGAGGGAGTGTCTCTGACCATGGTGCTGTCCACCCATCATCACTG GGACCACACACGTGGAAATGCGGAGCTGGCACACATTCTGCCAGGATTGGCTGTCTTGGGAGCAGATGAGCGCATTTGCGCTCTAACCCGAAGGCTGGAACATGGAGAAGGGCTTCAG TTTGGGGCCATCCACGTGCGATGCCTCTTGACGCCAGGCCACACCTCTGGCCACATGAGCTACTTCCTGTGGGAGGATGACTGCCCGGACTCACCAGCCCTCTTCTCTG GGGATGCTCTGTCAGTGGCAGGCTGTGGCTGGCACCTGGAGGACACTGCCCAGCAGATGTACCAGAGCTTGGCCAAGACTCTGGGTACCCTTCCACCCGAGACG AAGGTGTTCTGTGGTCATGAGCATACGCTGAGCAATCTTGAGTTTGCACAGAAAGTGGAGCCCTGCAACGAACACGTGCAAGCTAAGCTGTCCTGGGCCCAGGT GAGAGGGATGACGAGGATATTCCTACTGTGCCTTCGACGCTGGGCGAGGAGCTCATGTACAACCCTTTCCTGA